GTGAGCATTACAGCACCTGCAGAAGTCTATATataaatgaaaatgaaaatcaaTAGAATGCCTCTACCCaattaataagaaaataaatttcaGGATGCATAAGGCAACAACAAATAGAACACAAGAGTGCAATGCAGAAATTGCATCTCAGCCTTCTACAAAAGTACTTCTTGTTGATGAAAAAAGGTAAAAACATGCAGTTATATTGAAAGGTAAAAGAGAACAGGGACATTGGAAtagtaaaaacaaaaaatgaataataatgTATATGCATGAAGAGATCTATGTTAACAAAATCATTGAGGAAAAAATGCAAAATACCTGAAAAATGATCTGAAACATATAACCCCATGCACCAGCAGGATTCCAAGTGTGAGGTTCCTGATCAGTGTGTGAATTCTTGATCAGGTTACGCTCTACCGCCCCATCAAGTATAGGAGCCGAATAAGTTCCTTGTTCAGAATCTGCAGTGTTGGCCTCAAGTTTGTTGTGGTTGAAACAACATCCATATATGGAGAAACAAGATGCAAGCTGAAAAAGAAAGTGATGGCATAAGTCACTACTCACTTTTAGAAGATATGAACTGAAAACATTGAAAAAGATAGTTGACTTATAGGTTCAATTATTTTATCTAGAGGGGATATGAAGTTATGAACTCTGAAGATGACTAGAACAACACCCCCCTTCTGGAAATAGATCCTCTCCTGTGAAAATCTCACATGACTAGATTGTGTGTAAGTTTTCACCCTCATGTAAAATTCGGTTGTTGATAAAGAAGGTCGGGGGCTAGACAACAACACATGAAAGAATTTGATAACTGGtgaaaatttacaaaaaaaatcatgcAGAAATTCTAACATTGGATCGAATCCCTTGACCATCCCTTGCCTTTTCTGTAAAAGCAGACAGAGATCAAAGAAATGCTATTGAGTTAGACATTATGAAGTATTAccccaaagtaaatggtgaCCAAAGTGAAAGTCCAcctgtccaaaaaaaaaaaaaagaatcacCATATATGTATAGACAAGAAAAGGTTACTCATAACAATTAATCCCTTTCCATCTATACTTCTTTATCCCATGAGTATTGACAACCCAATACATGCAATATGTCATCATAAGCACTGCGAATTTAATGAAGAATCTTCACCATGCACATATGAGACctcaaaagaaaatgaactaTGCAAGAAAGTTTAGTACCAACTATGAGTCCAATAGTATTCACCATCCAAAGAGACAAGCACCATTTTTTGCTAAGTAAGCTGCAAATTTTGTCAATTCTAAGAGGCTTCggcatcttatctttttaagttcaGGAAAGCATAAGCATAAATTTAATAATCTATCTAAATAGCCATCACTAAACAGTTCCATACAAGAGCAGAATATAGAATATACAAGTAATGTAGCTTACTGAGTGTAGAAGTAAAATATGCCACCTCCATCAACAATCACATTAACAATGAGCAAAATCAGAAgcacaagaaaagacacaatcCTGTAAATAAGCAACCAAGAAGGATGTATTCCTTTAAGACATGTATTCCACGCTTCACCCTCGTACAGAGAGCCAGCCGTTTCTCGCCGCCGCTGCCTTTCTCTCCTCTCATTCCTTGATTTTCTGAATTCTTCATACCTCCATATCAAAAACGATGCTAGGCCCATAGCAGCCAAAATCCATAGTGCACAGAGAAAGAACCTCCAATTCAACCAATAACTTAAGGTATTCGTATCTTCCGCCATGCTAGGTTGTAGAGTATGGCTGAAGGATCCTGTCAATCAATGTTCATGTTAAGAAAACTATGAGTTATTTATACCAGCATCAGAAAACACTCGTTCCCAGCATATTCTACAAAGCTCTCTATGCACTCAACATGAGTGAAGGATTGACAAAGTTTAACTAGAAAAGTTAATGTTAAGAAAACTTTTAACAGATACTACTAATGTTCTGGTGTACAATTGAGGAGAGAAAGAAAGACAAAGTAACAGCAATTAGACAAACACAAAcccttaattaaaaaaaaaaaaaactaaaaatttgcTTTAGTAACTTAGTACATTTTTGAAGATAATGATAATTCACCAAAGAAACCCCAAATTTGAggtagaaaaacacaaagatcACCGAAGTCCATCCTCAACATTCATAAAATATGATGATATTATTTGGAAGATTAACAATTCAAACTCATATCACAGCTGAATTCCATTCAAGAAACAGAATTATCAATTATGCTAAAGAAACGAAGAGCTGTTCCAACAATACATAAATAACAAGCTCGGTCATCAATCTCAGAATCCAATGAAACCCAAGATGGGTTTTAACCGAAACCAACAAAAGCTCAGAActatgtgaaaatgaagaaaaacAAAGATAATTGGAAATCGAGAATAGAAAGAAAGGAGTAAACAGCAGCAGCACTCACTTATGAGAAAAGTGTAGAAGTAAGAGGGTGCAGGGATCCAATCCAGTGGTCAAAGAAGATGCTTAGGTCCTTCGCTTCTTCCCCTTTGATTCAGTagagaagaataaagaacacgCCTTTCGTGTGCTCCATTAATAACCGGAAAATTACTTAATAAGAAAATGGATAAAATAATTAACGATCGTCTGACCTTTTTGTCAAATGATTCTTTATTTCATTAGAGTTTGGTTTCGACTTTAtagtttattataaaattcTTCTGTTTAGTTTATAGTTTAGAGTTTGATATTAataattgataataaaaaatgattacaagaatacttaattttttatattatttttattcatttaaatattaaaaaataattaaaaaataaattaagattcTCAATATTATTTATGGATAATGGATACATACACATCAAAtgagaaataaaataagataaagtatatttttttatctctaaaatttattaaaattttttaaaatatttttaaattttattttattttaattttattttaaaaaatttatgattaatttaacaataatgtataataattatatttgagttgtttatattaaaaattgttctcgtataattattactaaattaattctaaattttttttaaaattaactataaaaaatatatttgatataaataaaaaaattttaagataaaaataaaataaaataaaataaaatttaaagataattttaaaatttttttaacaaattaaaatatatatatatatatatatacactttaaccaataaaaaaaagacccaaaaatagagaaaatgaaagaaatggTTACGTGTTGAAAGTTTGGTTGGTTGGCGTTGGGTATGCCGTGTGGGGATGCGACAATGGAGAACACACACTTGAACTTGTTATTTCTAGTGAATAACAAACTGCCACGAAATCACCGTATGTAATGGTTGAAAACACCACgtcaaaaataaaacaaaattaaaagacaTTAATtccattaaaaaaatcaaattaaataaaaaaaagaatactaacaaattataatgaaaagagtattaaattttaatacataaatttaaggttttttttaaaaaaaagtcaaaaagtgttaaaaaatataattttgcataatataaatttatgtgATTTTAAGTAAcataaatttaagtttttataaaatttttagtcTTTGTTGctcatgtaattttttttaataatttttatggatgcatattttttttaatttatatattaaaaatgacaAAGAAAAATCCTATAATTGTTgagtattattttaataataatctGTATTATatgataatatttttgaaaaaagtattgaattaataaaattttaatataataatttaattatttatcataatttaaaataaaatttatttattttatatttttatgttatagtttaaaatattattttaatataattttttaatattataaaaattttattacatgATAATTGattctaataaataaaatatttttatattcatatattttatatttattatttaaaataaaagattatattttttatttaaaatattgtatattaaaaatacttaattaattatttatttatatattaacaatgtttaatgtattttatatttattattatctataatattcttttttataataattttttatttatatttaataaaatttaataatttataaaaatatgacACATTCAATAAATATAAAGTTATTGTGTTTATTTTAAAGATATCTTTATTTATGTGtctataattaaaattataaaaaataattaacatttatataaagccaaataaaaaaatgacaaaaaaaatctataaaaaatatgcataaaaaatgattaaaaaaatatgaacaacgaattttaaaaatttcataaaaatttaaatttatgttactcaaaacaacataaatttatattatttaaaattatattttttaacaccttttaacatttttataaagaaaaacttaaatttatacattaaaatttagtactctttttattataatttgttagtatttttttagtttaatttaatcttattaataaaattaataattgaaattataaaaagtatatttttattttttaagttaaaatttaaatagatataatttaaattaaaatattataaataaaagtaCTCTATTATACATAAATCGTGCCAAGCTTGAGAGGATTTGCTTTAACAAGTTAATCATGCCAAGTCTTTGTGTTTTAGCTCAAAATCACGTGAATCCTTATAGGATGGGACGATTTATGCGTTACTTATAACCCTATGTGCCCCGCAACAATTTACTCCTTATTCTCGTAGGCCATCTATGCATAAATCTTTTTTGGGTGGCAtagttaatatattatataatctTTATGCTCCTGGAATGATTTATATAACAGTAAAAAAGACGATATTCATGTTTTAAAATTTGGTTGAGGGGAATCCAATAATTTTGGTattggtttattttatttgagtaaAAAAACCCTGTTTCTTATGTACACTATTGAGGATGAGTCTTGctaagcagtgaaaaaaaaacaGAGTCTGCAATATAAAGAGAGTTAGGGTTTGCTGTTGAGAATAAcaaattcttattaaaattcTGTTGAGCCTGTTTAGTATAAGTAGTAGCCTTACCTCCTATCTTGGTGAGTTAGTTGAGATTTGTAATTCACTTCCTCAAAATATTGAGTGCACTCAAAGTTAATAGTTGATTAGTTTTGTTTTGGAGAAGAAGAGTTCTTCTTCTCTGTACACGTTTCAACTTTATGGTCTTTTATTCTctgttcttctttcttcttctctcaaaTAATCTCATTTGAGTTTCTATATGGTATCAAGAGCTTCTGGATTTTTCAATCATGACAGATGCATATGTCAACTCTAATCCTGGGAATTCAAATTCCTCCAATTCTGCAAATTCAAACCCTAACAACAATGTTCTTGCAAACAATTTCTCTTTCCCATCACATCTACTAAATTCGAGACCTTTCAACCCCATTAGTGACAAGCTTGGAGAAAAGAATCACAAGACCTGGAAACAGCAGGCATTAGCAGCTATTAGAGGTAAAAAATTAGAGGATCACCTATTTTCAGATCGTGTTCCACCTCAATATGCTTCCACTGAAGATCATCGAAATTTTCTTGAATCTGTTACCTATCAAAAGTGGCTCTAAGAAGATTATAACCTTCAATCATGGTTGCTTACTTCTATTGATCCTGTGTTCAAGAACAAAATGGTTGGCTGCACACTTAGTCATCAAATTTGGACAACGATTGCGGAGTACTTTGCTGAATCAACAAGATTTTGAGTGAAGCAGCTAAAGGCTCAACTCAAGGCCATCAAGAAACAAGGTCAAAGCCACACTGattatgttttcaaaataaaaaatattgctgATTCATTAGCTGCACTAGGATTTCCTTTAACCACAGAAGAACACAAAGAAGCTCTTCTTGAAGGATTGAGTGAAGAATATCAAATGATTCTCACTACAGTCAATACAAAACCAGAATTATACAGTCTATGTGAAGTTGAAACCATCATCATGTCTTATGATGATATGCTGGACAAGTTTCACAGATCTACAAACCCTATGGTACAAGCTAACTTCACCCAATCCTCTTTTCCATCAATCCCTAATACTAGCAGAGGTTTTGGAGGTCGATGAGGTCGTGGTGGTAGGTCACAAAGGGGTGGCCGATCCTTTTATTCCTCACCAAGGTCACAATGCCAAATTTGTGGACACTTTGGCCACATTGCTTGGCATTGTTTCAATGGTTTTGATCAGAATATTCCTCGACCATCACAAACCTTCCAAGAAAATCATCTTGGACAATTTTCAAATGCTACAAATATTAATTCTTCTACAACTAATCAGAATTCAGCTAccacaccaccaccaccacctcccCCATCATTCCATAATCCTACAGCATACATAGCAGCCCCAGGAACTATTGCAGATCCTTCTTGGTATCCAGATACAGGGGCTTCTCATCACGTTACACAAGACTCATCAAACTTCATTTCCTCTTCAGATTACACTGGTCCTGAGAAAATACAAATTGGTAATGGTGCAGGTTTGCATATATCTAAAGTTGGAAGTTCTTTTCTATATGCTTATGACTTAAATAGATTTTTTCAATTGTAGACATTAATATACTCACCTGAAATCACTAAAAATCTGATTAGCATTTCTAAATTTGCTGAAGATAATAACGTGTATTTTCAATTTCATGCTCATGTGTGTTTTGTTAAATGCTAGTGGACTGATAAGGTGCTATTACAAGGGTATAGAAAAGGAGGAATCTATAAATTCTATAATGTTACTGCCCCTAACACATCTTCTATTTTACAAAAACCATGTGTCTTTACTGCTTCTAGGATTTCTTTAGACTTGTGGCATAAAAGAATGGGCCACACGGCCATGAAAACTGTAATTTCTGCTCTTTCAAATTGTAATCCTGACTTGGTTCATATAATAAAGAAAAGTTGAATTCAAAAGTGTGTGAGAATTGCATGAATGCCAAGATGCATAAATTGCCATTTACTTCATCCCTTACTGTTTATACTACGCCTCTACAAGTTGTTTATTCTGATGTTTAGGGTCTAGCACCCATGATTTCTCATTTGGGTTTTAGATACTATGTAACGTTTATTGATGCTTTCTCTAGATATACATATTTGTTTCTTCTTGTCACTAAATCtcaagtgtttcaggcttttaAACTCTTTAAGCAACAAATAGAGAATCTCACAGGACATAAAATCAAGGTTCTTCAGTCTGATAATGGAGGTAAGTATACCTCTAACCAATTCACTCAATTCCTGGCTAAACAGGGTATTATTTAAAGATTTAGTTGTCCATACATCCCTGAACAAAATGGCAGGGCTGAAAGAAAACATAGGCATCTCATTGAGATGAGCATTGCTATGTTATCTACAGCCTTTATGCCATTAACATATTGGGATGAAACTGTGCTAACAACCACTCATATTATTAATCGCATTCCCACCCCGATTTTGGATAAGAAATCTCCATATGAAACACTATTCAAATCCACACATGACTATGATCAATTTAGAGTCTTTGGTAGTACTTGCTACGTTCTTCTTAGACCTTATAGCAAAACAAAACTTGATTTTTGATCTCATAGATGTATTTTCATTGGATATGCTCCAAATTCAAAAGGCTATAAGTGCCTTTCTCCTTGTGGCAAGATTTACATCATAAGACACGTTCAATTTGATGAAACATCCTTCCCTTACAAAGACTTATTTTTTACACCTTCATTCCATTCTTCTACTACATCGGATACTTCTATACCTAGTATAGGTTCTGTTATACCCTCTACTATTTTCAGTCACTATTATACTCGTGATACCAATTCTACTTCTCTCTCTACTAATTTTAACCTTAACAAATCCAATACAATACATGTTAGCAGCAGTAATCCACCTCACACCAATAATTCTTTGTCCAACAATTCTTTCCCTAGTGTTGTCTCTAATACTGATCTTGCTAATTCTAGTAATCTTCAATCTAATATACTAAATACCACTTCTATCTCAGGACCACAGATAAGCCTCCCCCCCATTGATCCTAATGGCAATCCAAATCAATTTCATAAATCCCCTCATGCTAATACATCCCCACCCTTAACTGATAATCGTCATCCCATGCTTACAAGGTCTAAAACTGAAAATTCTAAATCGAAAGCCTATATCACTAAGACACCTTCTGATGCCTCTGTAGAACAGCCACCTAAGAATCCCTCTGCTGCATTAGCCATTTCACATTGGAAGAATGCTATGCAAGAAGAATATAATGCGTTGATTAAAAATCAAACCTGGACTCTTGTCCCCAAACCTGTTAATGCTAAGATCATCGGCTGCAAATGGATCTACACCATCAAAAGACTCCCTGATGGTTCCATTCAAAAGTACAAAGCTAGATTGGTGGCACAAGGCTTCCACCAATCTGAAGGCTTTGATTTTGAACAAGTTTTCAGCCCTGTTATTAGACCAATTACAATCAGATTAGTGTTGAGTATTGCTTTATCAAAAGATTGGATTATTAgacaatttgattttaataatgcTTTTCTTAATGATGATCTAAAAGAAACTATTTAGATGCATCAACCAGTTGGGTTTTCTCATGATTCAGACAACATTGTATGCAAGTTAAACAAGTCCTTGTATGGTCTGAAACAAGCCCATCGTGAATGGTTCTTAAAGCTTAGCAAAACTCTAAATCTGTTTGGTTtttatagcacaaaatcagaTACATCGTTGTTCATTAAGCATGGTTCTCATTATGTTATGTTTATTCTTTGTTATGTTGATGATATTATAATAACGGGTAATGATTCCGTTGAAATAAATGCTATGATTCAGAACTTAAACAAAATCTTTACTTTAAAAGACCTTGGTGAATTATCATATTTCTTTGGTATTGAGGTTCAGCGAAGTAAAGCTGGGCAGCTGCACCTTTCACAAACCAAGTACATTAAAGATCTCTTATCTAAACTAGGGATGAGTGAGGCTTTTCCTATGCCAACTCCTATGATCTCATCCTTACAATTATTGTCTACAGGATCAGAACGTTTTGAGGATCCCAAACTCTTCAGGTCAGTTGTAGGAACTCTACAATATGTTACTATAACTCGACCGGACCTAAGCTTTGCTGTTCAAAAGGTCTCTCAGTTTATGCACAGTCCTCTTTTGGCTCACTGGAAGGCTGTGAAGAGGATACTCAGGTACCTACAAGGGACAAAAGACCATGGTTTACTTCTACATAAGTGCAGGGATTACAGGTTGTATGGTTTTTCTGATTCAGATTGGGCAGCAGATTTAGAAGACAGGAGGTCTGTTTCAGGTTATTGCATTTACTTGGAAACTAATATGGTTAATTGGTCTTGTAGGAAGCAACCAACTATAAGCAGGTCATCTACTGAGGCAGAATTTCGAAGCCTAGCATCGTGTGAAGCAGAAGTGACTTGGGTTAAAAATCTACTTGATGAGTTGAAGATTTCTTTGGCAACTGTTCTAATGATTTTTTTGTGACAACATGAGCACCGTTATGCTCACAGCAAATCCTGTACTACATGACAAAACTAAGCACTTTCAACTTGACATTCAAGTTGTTAGAGAGAAGGTGAATAATA
The genomic region above belongs to Arachis stenosperma cultivar V10309 chromosome 5, arast.V10309.gnm1.PFL2, whole genome shotgun sequence and contains:
- the LOC130982496 gene encoding uncharacterized protein LOC130982496, which gives rise to MAEDTNTLSYWLNWRFFLCALWILAAMGLASFLIWRYEEFRKSRNERRERQRRRETAGSLYEGEAWNTCLKGIHPSWLLIYRIVSFLVLLILLIVNVIVDGGGIFYFYTQWTFTLVTIYFGLASCFSIYGCCFNHNKLEANTADSEQGTYSAPILDGAVERNLIKNSHTDQEPHTWNPAGAWGYMFQIIFQTSAGAVMLTDLVFWLVIYPFMTAADFSLHFFDVCMHSVNALFLLGDTALNCMRFPMFRFAYFILWTGIFVIFQWIIHACVSLWWPYPFLDLSSPYAPLWYFAVGVMHIPCYGAFALVVRLKHLWLSRTFPETCQFIR